A stretch of DNA from Longimicrobium sp.:
CCGGCCTGGCGGGAAACCTGTGCCGCTGCACCGGCTACGAAGCCATCTACCGGGCCATCCAGAACGCATGAAGACGGCGACCACCACGCTGGACCTGCGTCCGGCCCGCACGCTCGACGAGGCGCTTCGCATCCTTGCGGACGACGGGCCGCGCGTGCCCCTCGCGGGGTGCACCGACGTGCTCGTGAACCTGCACTTCGGCACCACGAGCGACCGCCGGTTCATCAACATCTGGGGGGTGGACGAGCTGCGTGGCATCAGCGCGGACGGTGGCGTGCTGCGGCTGGGCGCGCTGACCACGTACACGGAGATGATCCGCTCCGACCTCGTCCGCGAGTGGCTTCCCGCGATGGTGGCGGCGTCGCGCGAGGTGGGCGGCGTGCAGATCCAGAACCGGGGGACGATCGCGGGCAACATCGCCAACGGCTCGCCCGCGGCGGACAGCCTTCCCGTGCTCGCCGTGGCGGATGCCGTCGTCGTCCTCCGCAGCGTGGGCGGCGAGCGGCGCGTCCCCGTCAACCAACTCTACAC
This window harbors:
- a CDS encoding FAD binding domain-containing protein; protein product: MKTATTTLDLRPARTLDEALRILADDGPRVPLAGCTDVLVNLHFGTTSDRRFINIWGVDELRGISADGGVLRLGALTTYTEMIRSDLVREWLPAMVAASREVGGVQIQNRGTIAGNIANGSPAADSLPVLAVADAVVVLRSVGGERRVPVNQLYT